ACGGTAATGTCGCTGCTTGCCCCGGTCACATTGTAATCAGGATTCATAGGTGTTAATCCTGAAATATCTGTATCCAGTTGTCCTATATTGACAAGTGCTCTGTAACCTCTCTGTCCAGGAGAAACTTCTTCGGAAAAATCATTACTAAAAGGCGTTTGAGCCCCTGTTTCCACTAAAGGTGTTAATCCTTTTTTCTTAATTTCCACTATTTCAGCTTCTAACAACACAACTTCATTGCTCAAGTAAGGCAATGTTTCGCTATTCACCAAATCAGTTCCTAAAAATATCGCTTCACCGATACGGAAGTGATTTATAGGTTTCGGTAATTGACCGCTGAGTACCATAGGTAAAACAACCGATGAGCCGGCAGAAATCATAGATAATTTTCTTTTAAATTTAAGTTCGAGCAGTTCCTTATATAATACCAACTGCATAAACTGATCAACTGAAGGAACTGCGCCCGCCATACAGCCGATATTTGCGCCAATACCCAGAACTTCTATATTGGATAAACGGAAGACATCCTCATAAAAATTGACAAGAGAACCTGGTAATATGCCTTCTCTTAAATCGCCCAGTTCTATCATTATTATCACTTTATGTAGTCTGTTCTGTATTTTTGCTTCATCGTTTATAGCTTTTATCACTGCCATTTCACTGTTTAAGCTAACATTGCATAAAGAAACTATATCCTTAATTGAAGATAAATCAGTCACTCTCAGATACCAAGTTTCAAAGCTGTCATCTATCTTTTCAATAGCGCGAATGTTTGAAAGTCGGGTATCTCCGATTGATTTAATTCCGAGCATCTGCAATGCTTTTAAGGTGTCGCTATGACCGCATAGAACTTTTGTGACAACGGTCCAGGAGCTGCCCTGCCGATCCATCCATTTGTTGATTACACCCAGGTTATATTTTAAAGAATCAATATCAATGATAAGTCGGTTCATTTATGGTATCTCATTTCAGCATACTTGGATGTGAAACCAATTTTCTCATATACCTGTTTGGCTGGATTATCATATTCCACGTGAAGCTTGACATCGCCATCAGCCAGTTCAATGCCCTTTTTAATTATCTTCCCGCCCAAACCTTTACCG
This sequence is a window from Candidatus Zixiibacteriota bacterium. Protein-coding genes within it:
- a CDS encoding alanine racemase — its product is MNRLIIDIDSLKYNLGVINKWMDRQGSSWTVVTKVLCGHSDTLKALQMLGIKSIGDTRLSNIRAIEKIDDSFETWYLRVTDLSSIKDIVSLCNVSLNSEMAVIKAINDEAKIQNRLHKVIIMIELGDLREGILPGSLVNFYEDVFRLSNIEVLGIGANIGCMAGAVPSVDQFMQLVLYKELLELKFKRKLSMISAGSSVVLPMVLSGQLPKPINHFRIGEAIFLGTDLVNSETLPYLSNEVVLLEAEIVEIKKKGLTPLVETGAQTPFSNDFSEEVSPGQRGYRALVNIGQLDTDISGLTPMNPDYNVTGASSDITVVNVGEDTSGLKVGDSIKFRLNYSALLRLMSSKYIKKELKPSLNKLANLDRKERFEVVPVIDQDDLNKKGRQLDNPTK